In Rhodanobacter humi, the genomic stretch TCGCGGAACTGCGCCACCTCGCCGAAAGCTCGCGCCACCTGTTCTCGATGCGCCACCAGACCATCACCGCGTGGCGCGAGGACGGCGATAGCGCGCATGCCGGCATCCACTTCGAAGGTACCTTCGCGGTCGACCTGCCGAATGGGGTGCGCGCGGGGCAATCCATCGCGCTCGAAGGGCGCAGCGAGTTTCGCCAGCACGACGGGCGGTTGATCTATATCGCCGACTACAGCGAGTGAGGGTTGACGCGGGTTCGCCGCACTTTCTCCCTTTCCCACTTGTGGGAGAGGGGCCGGGGGAGAGGGGCTCTTGCTCTACTCCCGCCAGATTCAAAGCGGTTTCGAGCCGCTGCCGCGGCCCGAGTTACTTCTCCTTTGCTTGTCCAAAGTAGAAGTAACCAAGAGGAAACGACACCCCGATAGCGCGCCCTCCAGGCATCCTGCCTTCCGGGTGCGCGGGCGGGTTACGGGGTTTTCCGACGGCACGTCCATGTACCGGCGAAAAACTGGCCGGCCTCCTGCCGGCCATCCTGCGGACTTTCCTCCACCCGCCCGCCGCGCCATAGGGGGCCCGGGCAGAGCAGCGCGCTCCAAGCGCGCACTCTGACGCAGCCGCGAAGCGGCTGCGAAAGCATGAAGATTAGTTGCCACCGTCCCTACTATCCGAAGTTGGACAGGGCAAAGTCGAAGGCCTAAAATCGGAAGCGCTGCAAGCCCGGGTTAAGCGGCTTTGACTACCATCGGGAATGCACGATAGCCGTATGTTTTTGCATAGATGCGCTTACCATTCTTCAGGTCACGGTACGGACGGAAGATCAGTACGAAACCATCGGGAAGGGGAAGTGCAAGCTTCAACTGCTTCATTAGCATCACCTCCTTATCCGGGTTGATTTGCATGCGTCCAACATGCATCCCGGACTGAAGTAAGCGAACTAGCAGCGCTTCCAAAGACGTAGATCCAGCCACGGCCCCTTACGCTTCGTCTCTTGCCGGAGTAGAGCGTAAGGGGCCTTGTCGTTAGGTCACCCGGGCGGCTGGTGAATCTGTGTCCCGAGTGCCTCGCTTATCTCCTCACGGCTAGTCCTCCTTCAGCATCTTCGTCTGAAGCGTCCCGAACGCATCGAACCACTTCTTCTTGAGGTCGACGTCCCATGCGGGATCGAAGTCGGGGAACTTCTCAAGTAGCAACTCGGCGGTGCTCTTAGCACCCTTAGCGTGAGGAGTAGACGGGGTGTCTGCGGCCGCCCCCTTGCTCATTGCGCGCTTTTTCGGACGGCTTCCGCCAGAGCTACGCGGAGGCTTAGGTGGCTTCACATGCGACGACGTTTTGAGGCCCGCCAAGTCGGCAGCGGCCAAAAAGAAGCCAACAGACTTCGTAACTGTGCTGCCAGAAATGTTCTGATCACGGAAGGCCTGTTCAACCTGCTGGGACGTGG encodes the following:
- a CDS encoding nuclear transport factor 2 family protein encodes the protein MRALIDRYLDAYNRMDVAAMLATMQDEVVFENYTAGVLSVRTLGIAELRHLAESSRHLFSMRHQTITAWREDGDSAHAGIHFEGTFAVDLPNGVRAGQSIALEGRSEFRQHDGRLIYIADYSE
- a CDS encoding DUF5343 domain-containing protein — protein: MAAQKEVTIKPPYVSFTTFTNAINKLREVGVPNRIDASVFRGQSGSGIAALIGAMKYLGFIDDAGTPSGTFKQLVDSKDEERGAILKPVLLDRYKFITNAGFGLENATSQQVEQAFRDQNISGSTVTKSVGFFLAAADLAGLKTSSHVKPPKPPRSSGGSRPKKRAMSKGAAADTPSTPHAKGAKSTAELLLEKFPDFDPAWDVDLKKKWFDAFGTLQTKMLKED